A stretch of Stenotrophomonas indicatrix DNA encodes these proteins:
- the pstA gene encoding phosphate ABC transporter permease PstA: MSSTADSLYLRRRIGNVIAIAMSCATALFGLFFLGWILFTLASKGLAGINVDLFTKMTPPPMQEGGLANAFFGSAVMCALAIGIGTPLGVLAGTWLAEYGNARKAGTVVRFVNDILLSAPSIVLGLFVYTLYVMQTGGSFSAFAGALSLAFIVLPVVVRTTDEMLRLVPSQMREAALSLGIPQWKVIVQVLYRSASAGIITGILLALARISGETAPLLFTAFGNQYWNSNVFQPMASVPVVMNQFAGSPYESWQVLAWAGALVLTVFVLLVSLSARGILLRNRISHD, encoded by the coding sequence ATGTCCAGCACCGCTGACTCCCTGTACCTGCGCCGCCGCATCGGCAACGTCATCGCCATCGCGATGTCCTGCGCCACCGCGCTGTTCGGCCTGTTCTTCCTCGGCTGGATCCTGTTCACCCTGGCCTCCAAGGGCCTGGCCGGCATCAACGTGGATCTGTTCACCAAGATGACACCGCCGCCGATGCAGGAAGGCGGCCTGGCCAACGCCTTCTTCGGCAGTGCGGTGATGTGCGCGCTGGCGATCGGCATCGGCACCCCGCTGGGCGTGCTGGCCGGCACCTGGCTGGCCGAGTACGGCAACGCCCGCAAGGCCGGCACCGTGGTCCGCTTCGTCAACGACATCCTGCTGTCGGCCCCGTCCATCGTGCTGGGCCTGTTCGTCTACACCCTGTACGTGATGCAGACCGGCGGCAGCTTCTCCGCCTTCGCCGGTGCACTGTCGCTGGCCTTCATCGTGCTGCCGGTGGTGGTGCGTACCACCGACGAGATGCTGCGCCTGGTGCCTTCGCAGATGCGCGAAGCCGCGCTTTCGCTGGGCATTCCGCAGTGGAAGGTGATCGTGCAGGTGCTGTACCGCAGTGCCTCGGCCGGCATCATCACCGGCATCCTGCTGGCGCTGGCCCGCATTTCCGGCGAGACCGCACCGCTGCTGTTCACCGCCTTCGGCAACCAGTACTGGAACAGCAACGTGTTCCAGCCGATGGCCTCGGTGCCGGTGGTGATGAACCAGTTCGCCGGCAGCCCGTACGAATCCTGGCAGGTGCTGGCCTGGGCCGGCGCGCTGGTGCTGACCGTGTTCGTGCTGCTGGTCAGCCTCTCTGCGCGCGGCATCCTGCTGCGCAACCGTATCTCCCATGACTGA
- the pstC gene encoding phosphate ABC transporter permease subunit PstC has protein sequence MNAIAQPVAAPSTRDTRDARNDKLFRWVLVGTVIFVLIALACAALSMLWGGRHALQMQGLSFFFSSDWNPVENKFGALAPIYGTLVTALIAMVIAVPVSFGIAFFLTEVAPRWLRGPVGTAIELLAGIPSIIYGMWGLFVLVPVMTEYVTPFLNETLGEWPIIGPVFQGPPLGIGMLTAGFVLAIMVIPFISSVMREVFLTVPTRLKESAYALGSTKWEVSWDIVLPYTRSAVIGGVFLGLGRALGETMAVAFVIGNSVRLSPSLLEPGTTIAALIANDFGEATETYRSALLLLGFVLFIVTFVVLAIARLMLMRLSRKEGN, from the coding sequence ATGAATGCCATCGCCCAGCCTGTAGCCGCCCCGTCCACGCGTGACACGCGTGATGCCCGCAACGACAAACTGTTCCGATGGGTGCTGGTCGGCACCGTCATCTTCGTCCTGATCGCGCTGGCCTGCGCCGCACTGTCGATGCTGTGGGGTGGTCGCCACGCCCTGCAGATGCAGGGCCTGAGCTTCTTCTTCTCCTCCGACTGGAATCCGGTCGAAAACAAGTTCGGCGCCCTCGCCCCCATCTACGGCACCCTGGTCACCGCGCTGATCGCGATGGTCATCGCCGTACCGGTCAGCTTCGGCATCGCCTTCTTCCTCACAGAAGTGGCACCGCGCTGGCTGCGTGGCCCGGTCGGTACCGCCATCGAACTGCTGGCGGGCATTCCCTCGATCATCTACGGCATGTGGGGCCTGTTCGTGCTGGTGCCGGTGATGACCGAGTACGTCACCCCGTTCCTCAATGAAACCCTGGGCGAATGGCCGATCATCGGTCCGGTGTTCCAAGGCCCGCCGCTGGGCATCGGCATGCTCACCGCCGGCTTCGTGCTGGCGATCATGGTCATCCCGTTCATCTCCTCGGTGATGCGCGAAGTGTTCCTGACCGTGCCGACCCGCCTGAAGGAATCGGCCTACGCGCTGGGTTCCACCAAGTGGGAAGTGAGCTGGGACATCGTGCTGCCCTACACCCGCTCGGCGGTGATCGGTGGCGTGTTCCTCGGCCTCGGCCGCGCTCTGGGCGAGACGATGGCAGTGGCCTTCGTGATCGGCAACAGCGTGCGCCTGTCGCCGTCGCTGCTGGAACCGGGCACCACCATCGCCGCACTGATCGCCAACGACTTCGGCGAAGCCACTGAAACCTACCGCTCGGCGTTGCTGCTGCTCGGCTTCGTCCTCTTCATCGTCACCTTCGTGGTGCTCGCCATCGCCCGCCTGATGCTGATGCGCCTGTCCCGCAAGGAGGGCAACTGA
- the pstS gene encoding phosphate ABC transporter substrate-binding protein PstS, with amino-acid sequence MKLHSASLAALSLAIALGLSACGGDKQAAQQPAADGAAAPAAAGDKVTAEVSGAGASFIFPLVSKWSADYNTATGAKINYQSIGSGGGIAQIKAGTVDFGSSDKPLSSDELAQAGLAQFPSAIGGVVPVVNIDGLEAGKLRLSGALLADIFLGKVKTWNDPAIVAANPGVTLPDGKITIVHRSDGSGTTFNFSNYLSKVSPEWKSKVGEGTSVQWPDGVGGKGNEGVASYVKQIKGSIGYVELAYALQNAMPYTSLQNAAGTWVQPNAETFAAAAASADWASAKDFNLVITNAPGEQAWPITATNFMLMQKKPKDAKRNQDALAFFKWAFESGQTQANELHYVPLPAELVKQIEAYWATELK; translated from the coding sequence ATGAAACTGCACTCGGCCAGCCTTGCCGCCCTTTCCCTGGCCATCGCCCTGGGCCTGTCTGCCTGCGGTGGCGACAAGCAGGCCGCACAGCAGCCGGCCGCTGACGGCGCCGCTGCTCCGGCCGCTGCCGGCGACAAGGTGACCGCTGAGGTCTCCGGTGCCGGCGCCTCCTTCATCTTCCCGCTGGTGTCCAAGTGGTCGGCCGACTACAACACCGCCACCGGCGCGAAGATCAACTACCAGTCGATCGGTTCCGGTGGTGGCATCGCCCAGATCAAGGCCGGCACCGTCGATTTCGGTTCCTCCGACAAGCCGCTGAGCAGCGACGAGCTGGCCCAGGCTGGCCTGGCCCAGTTCCCGTCGGCCATCGGCGGCGTGGTGCCGGTGGTCAACATCGACGGCCTGGAAGCCGGCAAGCTGCGCCTCAGTGGCGCCCTGCTCGCCGACATCTTCCTGGGCAAGGTCAAGACCTGGAACGACCCGGCCATCGTCGCCGCCAACCCGGGCGTGACCCTGCCGGACGGCAAGATCACCATCGTCCACCGTTCGGATGGTTCGGGCACCACCTTCAACTTCTCCAACTACCTGTCCAAGGTCAGCCCGGAGTGGAAGAGCAAGGTCGGCGAAGGCACCTCGGTGCAGTGGCCGGACGGCGTGGGTGGCAAGGGCAATGAAGGCGTTGCTTCCTACGTGAAGCAGATCAAGGGCTCGATCGGCTACGTCGAACTGGCCTATGCCCTGCAGAACGCGATGCCGTACACCTCGCTGCAGAACGCCGCCGGCACCTGGGTGCAGCCGAACGCTGAAACCTTCGCCGCCGCTGCCGCCAGCGCCGACTGGGCCAGCGCCAAGGACTTCAACCTGGTCATCACCAACGCCCCGGGCGAGCAGGCGTGGCCGATCACCGCCACCAACTTCATGCTGATGCAGAAGAAGCCGAAGGATGCCAAGCGCAACCAGGATGCGCTGGCCTTCTTCAAGTGGGCCTTCGAAAGCGGCCAGACCCAGGCCAACGAACTGCACTACGTGCCGCTGCCGGCCGAGCTGGTCAAGCAGATCGAAGCCTACTGGGCGACCGAACTGAAGTGA
- the pstS gene encoding phosphate ABC transporter substrate-binding protein PstS: MIHAFKSRAAVAILAASSVFAANAADVTGAGASFIYPVMSKWSADYSTATGKKVNYQSIGSGGGIAQIKAATVDFGSSDAPLKPEELAAAGLAQFPSVIGGVVPVINVAGVAPGALKLDGPTLANIFLGKITTWNDPAIAALNSGLTLPSGKITIVHRSDGSGTTFNFVNYLSKVSPEWKSKVGEGTSVQWPAGIGGKGNEGVAAYVKQIKGGIGYVELSYALQNKMSYAAMKNAAGKIVQPSDASFSAAAASADWANARDFYLVMTNAPGADAWPITATNFILVRKQPKNVAGAKATQEFFRWVYKNGDAQAKQLDYVPLPDALVRQIETYWTQNLKY, encoded by the coding sequence GTGATCCACGCCTTCAAGTCGCGCGCCGCCGTCGCCATTCTGGCAGCGTCGTCCGTGTTCGCCGCCAACGCCGCCGATGTCACCGGCGCGGGCGCCTCGTTCATCTACCCGGTGATGTCCAAGTGGTCGGCCGACTACAGCACCGCCACCGGCAAGAAGGTCAACTACCAGTCGATCGGTTCCGGCGGTGGTATCGCCCAGATCAAGGCAGCGACCGTGGACTTCGGTTCGTCCGACGCGCCGCTGAAGCCGGAAGAGCTGGCTGCCGCCGGCCTGGCCCAGTTCCCGTCGGTGATCGGTGGCGTGGTGCCGGTGATCAACGTTGCTGGCGTCGCCCCCGGCGCGCTGAAGCTGGACGGCCCGACCCTGGCCAACATCTTCCTGGGCAAGATCACCACCTGGAACGACCCGGCCATCGCCGCACTGAACAGCGGCCTGACCCTGCCCAGCGGCAAGATCACGATCGTTCATCGTTCGGACGGTTCGGGCACCACCTTCAACTTCGTCAACTACCTGTCCAAGGTAAGCCCGGAGTGGAAGAGCAAGGTCGGTGAAGGCACTTCGGTACAGTGGCCGGCCGGCATCGGCGGCAAGGGCAACGAAGGCGTTGCTGCCTACGTGAAGCAGATCAAGGGCGGCATCGGCTACGTCGAACTGTCCTACGCGCTGCAGAACAAGATGTCCTACGCGGCGATGAAGAATGCGGCCGGCAAGATCGTGCAGCCGTCGGACGCCTCGTTCTCGGCCGCTGCGGCCAGCGCCGACTGGGCCAACGCCCGTGACTTCTACCTGGTGATGACCAACGCCCCGGGCGCTGATGCATGGCCGATCACCGCCACCAACTTCATCCTGGTGCGCAAGCAGCCGAAGAACGTGGCGGGCGCCAAGGCCACGCAGGAGTTCTTCCGCTGGGTCTACAAGAATGGCGATGCGCAGGCCAAGCAGCTGGACTACGTGCCGCTGCCGGACGCGCTGGTGCGCCAGATCGAGACCTACTGGACGCAGAACCTGAAGTACTGA
- a CDS encoding OprO/OprP family phosphate-selective porin gives MKLHHQLLTIAVAAALYVPAAHAEVAIDVIGGSEITFEGLVQADGNWYDNDVVDLNGGDAGNGKNSEFELRRAELVLKGKGPGNVEWVVGYDAKADKFLDTNVKYKLLGNANHFIQVGQFKQPNSLEELSSTKNNDFISKAAVTNTYAVARRLGGAYSYGQDNWSVTASAFGRELTRNLAHGSGYGARGTWAPINEKGQVLHFGLSYVDYDTDADTLRVRARPNADLATARLVDGGNMTDTDRVSTIGAEAMYFQGPFKAQAEYYTSKAKRYAHDNYTTDGYYVSGVWNVTGESWSYKGGTPGTGLPNNPAGGQWQLGVRYDHMDLNDGNLAANPVAGRPPIVDGVLGGKMDIWTVGANWYWRSNFKLMLNYVMVDSKKYSSTARGFVNDDPNILEARAQFFW, from the coding sequence ATGAAACTGCATCACCAGCTCCTGACGATCGCCGTGGCTGCTGCGCTGTACGTGCCGGCCGCCCACGCCGAAGTCGCCATCGATGTGATCGGCGGTTCGGAAATCACCTTCGAAGGCCTGGTCCAGGCCGACGGAAACTGGTACGACAATGACGTCGTGGACCTCAACGGCGGTGACGCCGGCAACGGCAAGAACAGCGAATTCGAACTGCGTCGCGCCGAGCTGGTGCTGAAGGGCAAGGGCCCGGGCAACGTGGAATGGGTCGTGGGCTACGACGCCAAGGCCGACAAGTTCCTCGACACCAACGTGAAGTACAAGCTGCTGGGCAACGCCAACCACTTCATCCAGGTCGGCCAGTTCAAGCAGCCCAACAGCCTGGAAGAACTGTCCAGCACCAAGAACAACGACTTCATCTCCAAAGCTGCGGTCACCAACACCTACGCTGTCGCCCGTCGCCTGGGCGGTGCCTACAGCTACGGCCAGGACAACTGGTCGGTCACCGCCAGCGCCTTCGGCCGCGAACTGACCCGCAACCTGGCCCACGGCAGCGGCTACGGCGCACGTGGCACCTGGGCCCCGATCAACGAGAAGGGCCAGGTCCTGCACTTCGGCCTGAGCTACGTCGACTACGACACCGACGCGGACACCCTGCGCGTGCGTGCCCGCCCGAACGCCGATCTGGCCACCGCGCGCCTGGTCGATGGCGGCAACATGACCGACACCGACCGCGTCAGCACCATCGGCGCCGAAGCGATGTACTTCCAGGGCCCGTTCAAGGCCCAGGCCGAGTACTACACCAGCAAGGCCAAGCGTTACGCCCATGACAACTACACCACCGACGGCTACTACGTCAGCGGCGTGTGGAATGTCACCGGCGAAAGCTGGAGCTACAAGGGCGGCACTCCGGGTACCGGCCTGCCGAACAACCCGGCCGGCGGCCAGTGGCAGCTGGGCGTGCGCTATGACCACATGGATCTGAACGACGGCAACCTCGCCGCCAACCCGGTGGCCGGCCGTCCGCCGATCGTCGATGGCGTGCTCGGCGGCAAGATGGACATCTGGACCGTCGGCGCGAACTGGTACTGGCGCTCGAACTTCAAGCTGATGCTCAACTACGTGATGGTCGACAGCAAGAAGTACAGCTCGACCGCCCGCGGCTTCGTCAACGACGATCCGAACATCCTGGAAGCCCGCGCGCAGTTCTTCTGGTAA
- the nth gene encoding endonuclease III — MATAKKTARAPARRGGTMPRADVVEMFTRLRELNPHPKTELEYSSPFELLVAVALSAQATDVGVNKATRRLFPVANTPAKILALGEEGLKKYIATIGLFNAKAKNVIATCALLLEKHGGEVPRDRDALEALPGVGRKTANVVLNTAFGEPVMAVDTHIFRVANRTGLAPGKNVREVEDRLVKAIPAEFLLDAHHWLILHGRYVCKARKPDCPGCVIADLCRFKDKTPAE; from the coding sequence ATGGCGACCGCGAAGAAGACCGCGCGCGCACCTGCGCGGCGCGGCGGTACGATGCCGCGTGCCGACGTGGTGGAAATGTTCACCCGCCTGCGCGAGCTCAACCCGCATCCGAAGACCGAGCTGGAATACAGCTCGCCGTTCGAACTGCTGGTGGCGGTCGCGCTGTCTGCACAGGCCACCGACGTCGGCGTCAACAAGGCCACCCGACGCCTGTTCCCGGTTGCCAACACGCCGGCGAAGATCCTCGCCCTGGGCGAAGAGGGACTGAAGAAGTACATCGCCACCATCGGTCTGTTCAACGCCAAGGCGAAGAACGTGATCGCCACCTGCGCGCTGCTTCTGGAGAAGCACGGTGGCGAAGTGCCACGCGATCGCGACGCACTGGAAGCCCTGCCCGGTGTCGGCCGCAAGACCGCCAACGTGGTGCTCAACACCGCCTTCGGCGAACCGGTGATGGCGGTGGACACGCACATCTTCCGTGTCGCCAACCGCACTGGACTTGCGCCCGGAAAGAACGTGCGCGAAGTCGAAGATCGACTGGTCAAAGCGATTCCCGCCGAGTTCCTGCTCGACGCGCACCACTGGCTGATCCTGCACGGTCGGTACGTGTGCAAAGCGCGCAAACCGGATTGCCCGGGCTGCGTGATTGCCGACCTGTGCCGGTTCAAGGACAAGACCCCCGCAGAATGA
- a CDS encoding enoyl-CoA hydratase/isomerase family protein, protein MVEAPAPHPVDVSDDGAVRTITVQRPDKLNALNAATLQALAEAFGDAAADPAVRVVVLTGAGPKAFVAGADIAEMNTLSAVQGRDFSLLGQALMRRIERMPKPVIARVNGFALGGGLELAMACHLRIAADSAKVGQPEINLGLIPGFGGSQRLLRLCGRAATLELCLLGTPIDAARALALGIVNEVVPAAELDARVQALARQLAQSAPLALRGLLDAVHVGGECSLEAGLEYESAQFGLLFATEDMREGTSAFLQRRPPAFQNR, encoded by the coding sequence GTGGTCGAGGCCCCCGCTCCCCACCCGGTCGACGTCAGCGATGATGGCGCCGTCCGCACCATTACCGTGCAACGCCCGGACAAGCTCAACGCCCTCAATGCCGCCACCCTGCAGGCCCTGGCCGAGGCGTTTGGCGACGCCGCCGCCGACCCGGCAGTACGGGTGGTGGTGCTGACCGGGGCTGGCCCCAAGGCGTTCGTGGCCGGGGCCGACATCGCGGAAATGAACACCTTGAGCGCGGTTCAGGGACGTGATTTCTCCCTGCTCGGCCAGGCCCTGATGCGCCGCATCGAACGCATGCCCAAGCCGGTGATCGCCCGGGTGAACGGATTTGCGCTGGGCGGCGGGCTGGAACTGGCCATGGCCTGCCATCTGCGCATCGCCGCTGATTCGGCCAAGGTCGGCCAGCCGGAGATCAATCTCGGCCTGATTCCCGGCTTCGGCGGCAGCCAGCGCCTGCTGCGCCTGTGTGGTCGCGCGGCCACGCTGGAACTGTGCCTGCTGGGCACCCCGATCGACGCCGCGCGCGCACTGGCCCTGGGCATCGTCAACGAAGTGGTGCCCGCCGCCGAGCTCGATGCCCGCGTGCAGGCCCTGGCCCGGCAGCTGGCACAGTCGGCGCCGCTGGCGCTGCGTGGCCTGCTCGACGCGGTGCACGTGGGCGGCGAATGCAGCCTGGAAGCCGGCCTGGAATACGAAAGTGCGCAGTTCGGCCTGCTGTTCGCCACCGAGGACATGCGCGAAGGCACCAGCGCCTTCCTGCAGCGCCGCCCCCCCGCCTTCCAGAACCGCTGA
- a CDS encoding FKBP-type peptidyl-prolyl cis-trans isomerase N-terminal domain-containing protein — MKLRSIAVAVAALALTGNAFAQDIASEKGKLSYYFGYDYGNNLAELTGRGEQLDINSVVKGLQDAYAKKQPAITAEQLKPAVEAFQKREQGRAQAAKAEYEKAAAENKTKSDQFMAQNKAKAGVQTLPSGVQYRVIEAGKGAKPTQASTVQLEVAGPFPYGQRPTEARPAQQIPSIKVSEVEMKAMRETLLQMPAGSKWEVSLPPDQAYGADPRTPFPPNVAVQFEIKLISVK, encoded by the coding sequence ATGAAGTTGCGTTCTATCGCGGTCGCCGTCGCGGCCCTGGCCCTGACGGGCAATGCCTTCGCCCAGGACATCGCGTCCGAGAAGGGCAAGCTGAGCTACTACTTCGGTTACGACTACGGCAACAACCTGGCGGAGCTGACCGGTCGCGGTGAGCAGCTGGACATCAACTCGGTGGTGAAGGGCCTTCAGGACGCCTACGCCAAGAAGCAGCCGGCCATTACCGCCGAGCAGCTGAAGCCGGCCGTTGAAGCGTTCCAGAAGCGCGAGCAGGGCCGTGCCCAGGCCGCCAAGGCCGAGTACGAAAAGGCTGCTGCCGAAAACAAGACCAAGAGCGATCAGTTCATGGCGCAGAACAAGGCAAAGGCGGGCGTGCAGACCCTGCCGAGCGGCGTTCAGTACCGTGTGATCGAAGCCGGCAAGGGTGCCAAGCCGACCCAGGCCAGCACCGTGCAGTTGGAAGTGGCCGGTCCGTTCCCGTACGGCCAGCGCCCGACCGAAGCCCGCCCGGCCCAGCAGATTCCGTCGATCAAGGTCAGCGAAGTCGAAATGAAGGCCATGCGTGAGACCCTGCTGCAGATGCCGGCAGGCTCGAAGTGGGAAGTCTCGCTGCCGCCGGATCAGGCCTACGGCGCCGACCCGCGCACCCCGTTCCCGCCGAACGTGGCTGTGCAGTTCGAGATCAAGCTGATCAGCGTCAAGTAA